TCCATAAGGTAAACCTATTACGACGTCGGTTCCTGTAATTCATTTCCATGCGAGCGACGACGAACTCGAAGAGATATATCCAAGTACAGACGAAGAGAAGAGATTAACGCCCGACTTCGAAAGAATTTCATCTAAACTAACCTCTTCTCCACAGAAATGTACCGAAAAAAGATCCACGCAGGAATCGGATATTACCGAGAGCAACTCGGAATGCCGATCGATCAGCGCGGAGAATGTAATACCGGAAGGCACACCGCCTTCTTTAGATCCATGGAAAATGTTGTCCAACTTCAAAGGAAAAATTACAAAGACCTTCGAAGAGAAGCTGTCGGAGATTAAAAGCGACAAGAAGAAGTCTGGTCACACTCGAGCGGAGAGTTCTAGCATCAGCGATTCGGAAGATCAAGGAAACGTTACTCCCTGCGACGATAAAACTGGAAACGACAAGCAGACCAACGAACCGACTACAAATACAGTTCTTCGAAGAACCAATCCGGTTAGATACGTAGGATTTTCTGGTGTAAAGGCAGGTCTAAAGGACAAAAGTTTGCAGGACGAGTCTGTCGAGAGTGGCGTAGAAGCATCAGAGTTTTCTCCAGAGACCGATAAAGATCCTGCTTCTTTCGAGAAAAGCGACACATCATTGAGAAAATCATCGGACACCGATAACTTCGCTGGCGTTCAAAAACAAACATCCTATATTCGTTCGACTGTATCCTCGACGAAAACGAATTTCAAGGTGGTCTTTTCGCATTTGTTGAAACAACTGGCTTGTCAATTGACATACAGGTCTGTCGCTGCTCTGGTCGCAGTCTTTTGCATTTATTACGTTACTCCGTTACCAGAATATCTGATTGGACTTGTAACAGGTATTGTCGCAACTGTAATTTTCTACGACACGGTGACAAGGTTCAAAACGATTTTAACAAATTTGCCGGACGATACGTTCGCTAACAGACAAGTAGTACCTGTTTTAGAAATTCCTGCAGTGGAGGAGCATGCTGTGGTCGAGAGATTTCAAGGCTGGTTAAACGAACTACCGTACCGGTACGAACCCTCAAATTACCACGTGGCCCGCACCAAATCCGTATTTTTCAGATTGGAAGGCAGTATACTGCGTATAATGGAGAGTAGAATAAAAGTACCGAAGAAGGCTGTTTGGGACGAGACGCAGCAGAAATTGAAGTTCGTTAAGAAGAGAGTTTACAATTTGTCCGGAGGAAAGGTAGAGCTTGTTCCCTGCGGACTGGCCAGAAGGCGGAGATGGAGTAAGAAATATCCAATTTGTATAACTCTTAAGAGGAAACAAGCGCACGTTTGTAATGTAATGTTAAAGGCTGCGATGAACGACGAATGTTATTCGACGAGCAATGGCCAAGGGGATACGATACTCGAATCGAAAGAAGGAGAATCGAAGGAGAAACAAGGAAACGAAGAGGAAAAACACGTTGACGAAGCTGAGGTATTgttagaggaagaagaagaagacactGCCGAGTtggacgacgacgaggacgacgtTGAAACTTTCCATTCTGATTTCGACAACGACGAATTTGACAACGAATACGTGGAATACAAGAGGCGGGTCCTGGAAGATGGAACCGTGGAGGATACGTGTAAACGAAGCATAAAGAAAAATGGGAAGAACAGAATTAACAACAGAAGGGGAGGGGAGAAGAAAAACGATAGTACGACGAACGGGAATGCGAACAAGTGTCACAGTTGTGGATATAGTTTCGTcgagaggaggaaaaagaaaTGTCGAATGATATTGAAGCAGGTTAAATTTCGAAAGAGGTCAAATTCTGAAACAGATGGGAGAAGCAAGGTAGACGAAGAGAGGGGTAGATTGGCGAAAGAAGGGACGGATCGCTATGAGAACAAGGAGGCACAGAAACGAGAAGAAGGTGACGGGGAAGAAGAGTTCTCTGATGACAACGATCAAGACGAAGACGATGACGACGAGGATGAGGACGACGATGAGGACGATGAGGATTATTATTATGACAACGACGACTACGACGAGTATAACGACAACGAGAGCGACGAGGTtgacgaggacgacgacgaaaTGGAAGATGATGAGAATGAAACGTTAGAAGATAAGAGGAAAATGCGAGAAATAAAAATAGAGTTTGAAAGTTTGGAGGGTGAGGaggagaaagaagagaaaagagaggGGGCAagggagaaggagaaggaggaaGAAAAAGACGAGTGGGAGACGATAGACGGAGCAGGAGGAGGACAAAAGAATTCCCGAAAAAGGCGGCGGAATAGTCGCAGATTGCGGAAccgaataaaaatatatgtttttgcCAGGGCTGATCGCGAGAAGGAGGATTGGTACAGGAGGTTGGCCTCTGCATCTACGCGACGCGTGAAAAATCAAGATGCGTCGTCGTGTTTCACAACCGATGCATCGTCCACGTTGAATACAACGTTGTCTGCACAGCGAACCGTAACCACGGAATCAAAATTATCTGCCTCAACCAGTAACTCCTTCGAAAACGTACCTGAACTCACCTATAACGCGTACATGGCGAAACATTTGGAGAACAACGGTTCGATTTTCGAGAACGAACATTCCCCGTACACCGACAATACGTTTTGGATCAATTGTTTAATAGCTCGTATATTATTCGATGTACACAGATGTCCAGAAACTGTAAATCTGATACAGGATAAGATACAACGGAAATTATCTAGTATAAAACTACCATATTTTATGGAGTGCCTTTTAGTTTCGGAGGTAGCGATAGGTCAAGGGTCGCCCATCATTCGCAACGCGACAAAACCGATGACGAACGAGAGGGGTCTCTGGATTGACTTCGACATAACGTACAAAGGATCTTTGACCATGACCGTCGAAACGAAATtgaatttaatgaaattaacgagaacCGGAACGATCAGCGGTGGCAGTAGCGTTATAGGAGGTGGCGGCGACAGTGGGGCCGGTGGAAACATCGTGGATTGCCCGGAGAAAGACAAGACAGCGGCCAAGTCGCCAATTTTTGATAGCGACATGGAAGACACACCGGAAACGTCCACGGAAGACGACGATAGCTCGCAGTTGTGTAGTCCAGCAGCTAAGGAGACGACGTAAGTTGTTCTAGCTGTAACATCTTGAAATAACATTCTACTTGAAACGAGATAATTACGTGTTATATGAAAGAACATGATAGTCTAGAATTACTAACGGAAACACTTCGTTGAACGACGTCTCCAGAAgaaaataataactagactgcggatctttatgaaaaataaaaaatgtttgcattgattgcaggacacaggagctaaataaaaattgtattctccttttaattatcctattcatctgaaactaatacattgatgcctttaaatatttttggaatgtccactgctttaaaattacaaatactcatttttgtcgtaaatgcataaaatccacagcctAATAATAACACTCTGTGTGAAAGACGATGAAGTTCTTTCATATAACATATAATTTAAGCGGTGCTTTATGATTCTTTCTGTTACAGCCCATCTACGCAATCGTCTGGAAGAAAGTTCCTCAGCATAGTGGACAGAATAGCTGCGAATAAATATTTCCAGCACGTAAGTGTACTCTGAATTTTGATATTTAGCTATTCTGATATTGGTACACGAGAAAATCCGTCTTTCTTTTATGCAATGATTAGGCGACGGAACTATCGTACGTGCGGAGGGCCATGGAGGGCGTCTCGAACACCGAAATTCGCCTAATGGTTACAGTGTCGAGTATAGAAGGTTGTCTTTCGTTGAACATTCCACCGGCGCCATCCGATCGTTTGTGGTATGGTTTCAAACCAGTGCCGAAAGTAACTCTTACCGTGAAACCAGCGGTCGGCGAGAGAGCGGTGAACTTCGCTTACATCACCAAATGGATAGAGGATAAATTACTCAGGGAATTTGAGAAACTGGTAGTTCTACCGAACATGGACGATCTCGTCTTACCATTGTGTCCTAATTACCCTTACACGAGTACGCGATAAACGCGGTTCACGTACGAGTAGCAGTGTCATGTTTGTATCGTATCGTATTATATCGTATCGTGTCGTGTCAGTGTGTAACCTATGTCATTGCGTTGTTTGTTCGCATGGGCTCGCTTCTATTCGCAAATGTGACCTGGTCGATTCGACTACGACTGCTGAATGAGAAAAAGATAAATACTTACCATACTGAAAATTAATCCACGTTGTTATTATTAAATCTACCGCGTGGCAAGTTGATTTCCGATTCTCAAGTTACAATAGAATATCTCGTTCGACGATCGACAACGAAACTAAGAGAACTCCACAGATGAAATCGATTCCAGAAGAAGAACAAATCTCGAAATATTCGAATGCCATCCAGTGAACGGCTTGCATCTGATTGAACGTTCAGTCGTGTGATTCGAATGAGCCAGTGATAAATGTAACGTCGATTGAAATTCTTGTTTATGTGCGATTCTATGAATCtgatataaaataattgtaaGTTGAACCACATCCTTGACATTATTTACCGACCAActgttgaacaactttttcatggAACGGTACTGTTTACGTCGAAGCTCTGAAGCTTACAGGATTATGGAAACTTACGAGATTATGAAATTATCCATTGCACGGTAACGAAGTAAGAAACGAACGGAGATTGGAGAACGATGAAGTTGAGTATGCAGAATTGATGTAGAATAATGCGGAGCAAATGTATGTAACGAGTATATTCTGCACGatacaatttttacaaaacaatATCACAGTTCGGAGATCGGCATTCTTGAAGTATAGAAAAGAATAATGTAGTGTAGTCTGGTATAGTTTGATCTAATCTAGTGTAGTGTAGTGTATCATAGTGTAGTGTAGTTCAATGTAATAACGATTGTAGTCGACGATAGTATTATCCGATAGTGACATCGTTTCTAAAGATGGTGCTGACATTTTTCTTTAGCTATTCTGTACTGACACTTTTACctttgtataaaaatatgtttattacaCTATAAGAAGTTAGATGCAGTCGGTTAACGTTGTTGTCAAACGATGTTAATATCGAATAATGCTGTTGTCGACTAAAGTAGTTGTCGGTGATTGTCATGGGACTCAAATCTAGTCTAGCTAATCTAGTTGAGTCGAGTTGAGTCTAGTATAGCATGGTGTAATGTAGTAttaagaaaatacaatttatttacaGACACGTTCCATTGTATACTGAAAGCTAGCTTCGAAGGACGCACGGAGCAGTTTCCAGTTCACGGACCGTTACCGCCCATGTCTCCAATCTTGGTGCACAAACCAGAATAAGGTCACCGAGTCTTCGTTTAGCCATTATCACAAATTCGCCTTGGCCGTGTCGTGCGTCGCAGGCACTCGATACTCGGACGCGGACATTTCTTCGATCGTGTGACTCGACGACGTC
This genomic stretch from Lasioglossum baleicum chromosome 13, iyLasBale1, whole genome shotgun sequence harbors:
- the LOC143214869 gene encoding uncharacterized protein LOC143214869 isoform X2, with the translated sequence MNTKRSPRKVTLAMIKGKPITTSVPVIHFHASDDELEEIYPSTDEEKRLTPDFERISSKLTSSPQKCTEKRSTQESDITESNSECRSISAENVIPEGTPPSLDPWKMLSNFKGKITKTFEEKLSEIKSDKKKSGHTRAESSSISDSEDQGNVTPCDDKTGNDKQTNEPTTNTVLRRTNPDESVESGVEASEFSPETDKDPASFEKSDTSLRKSSDTDNFAGVQKQTSYIRSTVSSTKTNFKVVFSHLLKQLACQLTYRSVAALVAVFCIYYVTPLPEYLIGLVTGIVATVIFYDTVTRFKTILTNLPDDTFANRQVVPVLEIPAVEEHAVVERFQGWLNELPYRYEPSNYHVARTKSVFFRLEGSILRIMESRIKVPKKAVWDETQQKLKFVKKRVYNLSGGKVELVPCGLARRRRWSKKYPICITLKRKQAHVCNVMLKAAMNDECYSTSNGQGDTILESKEGESKEKQGNEEEKHVDEAEVLLEEEEEDTAELDDDEDDVETFHSDFDNDEFDNEYVEYKRRVLEDGTVEDTCKRSIKKNGKNRINNRRGGEKKNDSTTNGNANKCHSCGYSFVERRKKKCRMILKQVKFRKRSNSETDGRSKVDEERGRLAKEGTDRYENKEAQKREEGDGEEEFSDDNDQDEDDDDEDEDDDEDDEDYYYDNDDYDEYNDNESDEVDEDDDEMEDDENETLEDKRKMREIKIEFESLEGEEEKEEKREGAREKEKEEEKDEWETIDGAGGGQKNSRKRRRNSRRLRNRIKIYVFARADREKEDWYRRLASASTRRVKNQDASSCFTTDASSTLNTTLSAQRTVTTESKLSASTSNSFENVPELTYNAYMAKHLENNGSIFENEHSPYTDNTFWINCLIARILFDVHRCPETVNLIQDKIQRKLSSIKLPYFMECLLVSEVAIGQGSPIIRNATKPMTNERGLWIDFDITYKGSLTMTVETKLNLMKLTRTGTISGGSSVIGGGGDSGAGGNIVDCPEKDKTAAKSPIFDSDMEDTPETSTEDDDSSQLCSPAAKETTPSTQSSGRKFLSIVDRIAANKYFQHATELSYVRRAMEGVSNTEIRLMVTVSSIEGCLSLNIPPAPSDRLWYGFKPVPKVTLTVKPAVGERAVNFAYITKWIEDKLLREFEKLVVLPNMDDLVLPLCPNYPYTSTR
- the LOC143214869 gene encoding uncharacterized protein LOC143214869 isoform X1, with product MNTKRSPRKVTLAMIKGKPITTSVPVIHFHASDDELEEIYPSTDEEKRLTPDFERISSKLTSSPQKCTEKRSTQESDITESNSECRSISAENVIPEGTPPSLDPWKMLSNFKGKITKTFEEKLSEIKSDKKKSGHTRAESSSISDSEDQGNVTPCDDKTGNDKQTNEPTTNTVLRRTNPVRYVGFSGVKAGLKDKSLQDESVESGVEASEFSPETDKDPASFEKSDTSLRKSSDTDNFAGVQKQTSYIRSTVSSTKTNFKVVFSHLLKQLACQLTYRSVAALVAVFCIYYVTPLPEYLIGLVTGIVATVIFYDTVTRFKTILTNLPDDTFANRQVVPVLEIPAVEEHAVVERFQGWLNELPYRYEPSNYHVARTKSVFFRLEGSILRIMESRIKVPKKAVWDETQQKLKFVKKRVYNLSGGKVELVPCGLARRRRWSKKYPICITLKRKQAHVCNVMLKAAMNDECYSTSNGQGDTILESKEGESKEKQGNEEEKHVDEAEVLLEEEEEDTAELDDDEDDVETFHSDFDNDEFDNEYVEYKRRVLEDGTVEDTCKRSIKKNGKNRINNRRGGEKKNDSTTNGNANKCHSCGYSFVERRKKKCRMILKQVKFRKRSNSETDGRSKVDEERGRLAKEGTDRYENKEAQKREEGDGEEEFSDDNDQDEDDDDEDEDDDEDDEDYYYDNDDYDEYNDNESDEVDEDDDEMEDDENETLEDKRKMREIKIEFESLEGEEEKEEKREGAREKEKEEEKDEWETIDGAGGGQKNSRKRRRNSRRLRNRIKIYVFARADREKEDWYRRLASASTRRVKNQDASSCFTTDASSTLNTTLSAQRTVTTESKLSASTSNSFENVPELTYNAYMAKHLENNGSIFENEHSPYTDNTFWINCLIARILFDVHRCPETVNLIQDKIQRKLSSIKLPYFMECLLVSEVAIGQGSPIIRNATKPMTNERGLWIDFDITYKGSLTMTVETKLNLMKLTRTGTISGGSSVIGGGGDSGAGGNIVDCPEKDKTAAKSPIFDSDMEDTPETSTEDDDSSQLCSPAAKETTPSTQSSGRKFLSIVDRIAANKYFQHATELSYVRRAMEGVSNTEIRLMVTVSSIEGCLSLNIPPAPSDRLWYGFKPVPKVTLTVKPAVGERAVNFAYITKWIEDKLLREFEKLVVLPNMDDLVLPLCPNYPYTSTR
- the LOC143214869 gene encoding uncharacterized protein LOC143214869 isoform X3, whose protein sequence is MRATTNSKRYIQKCTEKRSTQESDITESNSECRSISAENVIPEGTPPSLDPWKMLSNFKGKITKTFEEKLSEIKSDKKKSGHTRAESSSISDSEDQGNVTPCDDKTGNDKQTNEPTTNTVLRRTNPVRYVGFSGVKAGLKDKSLQDESVESGVEASEFSPETDKDPASFEKSDTSLRKSSDTDNFAGVQKQTSYIRSTVSSTKTNFKVVFSHLLKQLACQLTYRSVAALVAVFCIYYVTPLPEYLIGLVTGIVATVIFYDTVTRFKTILTNLPDDTFANRQVVPVLEIPAVEEHAVVERFQGWLNELPYRYEPSNYHVARTKSVFFRLEGSILRIMESRIKVPKKAVWDETQQKLKFVKKRVYNLSGGKVELVPCGLARRRRWSKKYPICITLKRKQAHVCNVMLKAAMNDECYSTSNGQGDTILESKEGESKEKQGNEEEKHVDEAEVLLEEEEEDTAELDDDEDDVETFHSDFDNDEFDNEYVEYKRRVLEDGTVEDTCKRSIKKNGKNRINNRRGGEKKNDSTTNGNANKCHSCGYSFVERRKKKCRMILKQVKFRKRSNSETDGRSKVDEERGRLAKEGTDRYENKEAQKREEGDGEEEFSDDNDQDEDDDDEDEDDDEDDEDYYYDNDDYDEYNDNESDEVDEDDDEMEDDENETLEDKRKMREIKIEFESLEGEEEKEEKREGAREKEKEEEKDEWETIDGAGGGQKNSRKRRRNSRRLRNRIKIYVFARADREKEDWYRRLASASTRRVKNQDASSCFTTDASSTLNTTLSAQRTVTTESKLSASTSNSFENVPELTYNAYMAKHLENNGSIFENEHSPYTDNTFWINCLIARILFDVHRCPETVNLIQDKIQRKLSSIKLPYFMECLLVSEVAIGQGSPIIRNATKPMTNERGLWIDFDITYKGSLTMTVETKLNLMKLTRTGTISGGSSVIGGGGDSGAGGNIVDCPEKDKTAAKSPIFDSDMEDTPETSTEDDDSSQLCSPAAKETTPSTQSSGRKFLSIVDRIAANKYFQHATELSYVRRAMEGVSNTEIRLMVTVSSIEGCLSLNIPPAPSDRLWYGFKPVPKVTLTVKPAVGERAVNFAYITKWIEDKLLREFEKLVVLPNMDDLVLPLCPNYPYTSTR